The Saccharomonospora glauca K62 genome has a segment encoding these proteins:
- a CDS encoding DEAD/DEAH box helicase, protein MSEALDRLHPAVVHHVVNTLGWRSLRPLQRQAVDPVMDGHDALLLAPTAGGKTEAACFPVLSAMERHGWTGLSVLYVCPLKALLNNLLPRLRDYAAWLGRRVELWHGDVTAAARRRILADPPDVLLTTPESVEAMLVSANVDHKRLFGDLRVIVVDEVHAFASDDRGWHLLAVLERLTVLAQRPIQRIGLSATVGNPEHLLAWLQGAGKGSRPATVVAPGVAATPNRAQDGDIELDYVGSVDNAATVISTLHRGEKRLVFCDSRRLVEQLGAALRMRGVTTFLSHASLSVDERRRAEAAFAEARDCVIVSTSTLELGIDVGDLDRVIQLDAPTTVASFLQRLGRTGRRPGSVRNCLFLALSQRALLWAAALLELWGRGYVEPVEAPPEPRHIVAQQVLALCLQEHTVGSRLWTGAWNGLAPFHSGAEPMVRHLIEQGYLDRDGELLFIGPEAERRFGRRNFMDMTAVFTAPPQFTVLAGRQEIGQTDPALLTERVEGPRVLLLGGRSWKVTWIDWKRRRCFVEETDLRGKARWHSPGTEGRGHALARAARDVLLGATPRVKLTQRATRTLAALREEWGPTVALDGLVVTRTGGAEADVRWWTWAGRKANATLAASLGAVVDGRFDDLSIRLRDDLTPRMWRAATAGVPDRLCLPEVDERALAGLKFSAALPPRLATATLAARLADFDAAAQVLAEPVRFTVLG, encoded by the coding sequence GTGAGCGAGGCGCTGGACCGCCTGCATCCGGCGGTGGTGCACCACGTGGTCAACACCCTGGGCTGGCGGTCGCTGCGGCCCCTCCAACGGCAGGCGGTCGACCCCGTCATGGACGGGCACGACGCGCTGCTGCTCGCCCCCACGGCGGGCGGAAAGACCGAGGCCGCCTGCTTCCCCGTGCTCTCCGCGATGGAGCGACACGGCTGGACCGGGCTGTCGGTGCTGTACGTGTGTCCGCTCAAGGCACTGCTGAACAACCTGCTGCCCCGGCTGCGCGACTACGCCGCCTGGCTGGGCCGCCGGGTCGAACTGTGGCACGGCGACGTCACGGCCGCCGCGCGGCGACGCATCCTGGCCGACCCGCCGGACGTGCTGCTGACCACGCCGGAATCGGTGGAAGCCATGCTGGTCAGCGCGAACGTCGACCACAAGCGACTGTTCGGCGACCTGCGGGTGATCGTCGTGGACGAGGTGCACGCGTTCGCGAGCGACGACCGGGGCTGGCATCTGCTGGCCGTGCTCGAACGGCTCACCGTGCTCGCGCAGCGGCCCATCCAGCGCATCGGCCTGTCGGCCACGGTCGGCAACCCGGAACACCTGCTGGCCTGGCTGCAGGGGGCAGGAAAGGGCTCCCGCCCTGCGACCGTTGTCGCCCCCGGGGTCGCGGCGACCCCGAACAGGGCACAGGACGGGGACATCGAACTGGACTACGTCGGGTCCGTCGACAACGCCGCCACCGTGATCTCCACATTGCACCGAGGCGAGAAACGGCTCGTGTTCTGCGACTCGCGCCGCCTTGTCGAACAGCTCGGTGCGGCACTGCGCATGCGTGGTGTCACCACGTTCCTGTCCCACGCCTCGCTGTCGGTCGACGAGCGACGCCGTGCCGAGGCGGCCTTCGCCGAGGCCCGTGACTGCGTCATCGTCTCCACGTCCACGTTGGAGCTCGGCATCGACGTCGGCGATCTCGACCGGGTCATCCAGCTCGACGCGCCCACCACCGTGGCGTCGTTCCTGCAACGGCTCGGCCGCACCGGGCGGCGTCCGGGCAGCGTGCGCAACTGCCTGTTCCTCGCACTCTCCCAGCGGGCGCTGTTGTGGGCGGCGGCGCTGCTGGAACTGTGGGGCCGTGGCTACGTGGAACCCGTCGAAGCCCCGCCGGAACCGCGACACATCGTCGCCCAGCAGGTGCTGGCACTGTGCCTGCAGGAGCACACCGTGGGCAGCCGGTTGTGGACTGGGGCGTGGAACGGGCTCGCGCCGTTTCACAGCGGTGCGGAACCCATGGTGCGGCACCTGATCGAGCAAGGCTATCTCGACCGGGACGGCGAGCTGCTGTTCATCGGTCCGGAAGCCGAACGCCGGTTCGGACGCCGGAACTTCATGGACATGACGGCCGTGTTCACCGCACCACCGCAGTTCACCGTGCTGGCCGGACGCCAGGAGATCGGACAGACCGATCCGGCGCTGCTGACAGAACGGGTGGAAGGCCCCCGCGTACTGCTACTCGGCGGCCGGAGTTGGAAAGTGACATGGATCGACTGGAAGCGTCGACGGTGCTTCGTGGAGGAGACCGACCTGCGTGGCAAGGCGCGCTGGCACTCACCCGGCACGGAGGGCCGAGGCCACGCTCTCGCGCGCGCGGCCCGCGATGTGCTGCTAGGCGCCACCCCACGGGTGAAGCTGACACAACGCGCGACGCGGACACTGGCGGCACTGCGGGAGGAATGGGGCCCGACCGTCGCCCTCGACGGGCTGGTGGTGACCCGGACCGGAGGCGCGGAGGCGGATGTGCGCTGGTGGACCTGGGCGGGGCGCAAGGCCAACGCCACGCTCGCGGCCTCCCTGGGAGCGGTGGTCGACGGGCGGTTCGACGACCTGTCGATCCGGCTGCGTGACGATCTCACCCCCCGGATGTGGCGGGCGGCCACCGCGGGTGTCCCGGACCGGTTGTGTCTCCCGGAGGTCGACGAGCGGGCCCTCGCCGGGCTGAAGTTCAGCGCCGCGCTTCCGCCCCGGCTGGCCACGGCGACCCTGGCCGCGCGCCTGGCCGACTTCGACGCGGCGGCACAGGTGCTCGCCGAGCCCGTGCGGTTCACCGTCCTCGGCTGA
- a CDS encoding alpha-amylase has translation MFQRVFGVIALVAGLVAAPLTVTPSADAAPPGDRDVIATLFQWNWNSVATACRDQLGPAGYGAVQVSPPSEHIVLAEAGYPWWQDYQPVSYGIDSTRRGTRAEFADMVRTCHDAGIAVYVDAVVNHMTGQEECGIGSAGSEYCHYSYPAAGYDYDDFHHCGRNGNDDIVNYRDRYEVQNCELVNLADLDTGSDHVRDRIGAYLNDLLALGVDGFRIDAAKHMPAEDVAALVSRLDRPAYVYQEVLYGDGEPITPEEYLDNGDVYDQRYARDLAKIFNSEKLAYLRDFGTAVPSEQVIVFVDNHDSQRGGETMSYRDGARYALANVFMLAWPVGTPKVMSSYTFDDYDAGPPSDAAGNTVDADCGSSAWQCEHDWQPIRNMVAFHNKVRGEPVVQWWDNGNDLIAFGRGSKGYVVINDESSAATGRSFQTALPEGTYCDVLHGDVVDGECTGPSYTVNADGWFSADVGAHDGVALHLGARID, from the coding sequence ATGTTCCAACGTGTGTTCGGTGTGATCGCACTGGTGGCGGGGCTGGTCGCCGCGCCCCTGACGGTCACGCCCTCTGCTGACGCCGCCCCACCCGGCGACCGTGACGTCATCGCGACGTTGTTCCAGTGGAACTGGAACAGTGTCGCCACCGCCTGCCGTGACCAGCTCGGCCCCGCGGGCTACGGCGCCGTCCAGGTGTCCCCGCCCTCGGAGCACATCGTGCTCGCTGAGGCGGGTTATCCCTGGTGGCAGGACTACCAGCCCGTCTCCTACGGCATCGACTCCACCCGGCGCGGCACGCGAGCCGAGTTCGCCGACATGGTGCGGACCTGCCACGACGCCGGCATCGCGGTCTACGTCGACGCGGTGGTCAACCACATGACCGGGCAGGAGGAGTGCGGCATCGGCAGTGCGGGCTCGGAGTACTGCCACTACTCCTACCCCGCGGCGGGATACGACTACGACGACTTCCACCACTGCGGTCGCAACGGCAACGACGACATCGTGAACTACCGCGACCGCTACGAGGTGCAGAACTGCGAGCTGGTCAACCTCGCCGACCTTGACACCGGTTCCGACCACGTCCGCGACCGGATCGGCGCCTACCTCAACGACCTGCTTGCGCTCGGTGTGGACGGATTCCGCATCGACGCGGCCAAGCACATGCCCGCCGAGGACGTCGCCGCGCTGGTGAGCAGGCTCGACCGCCCCGCCTACGTCTACCAGGAGGTGCTCTACGGCGACGGTGAGCCCATCACGCCGGAGGAGTACCTGGACAACGGCGATGTCTACGACCAGCGCTACGCCCGCGACCTGGCGAAGATCTTCAACTCCGAGAAGCTGGCGTACCTGCGCGACTTCGGTACCGCCGTGCCGTCGGAACAGGTGATCGTCTTCGTCGACAACCACGACAGCCAGCGCGGCGGCGAGACCATGAGCTACCGCGACGGCGCGCGTTACGCGTTGGCCAACGTCTTCATGCTGGCCTGGCCCGTGGGGACGCCGAAGGTGATGAGCAGCTACACCTTCGACGACTACGACGCCGGTCCGCCGAGCGACGCGGCCGGGAACACGGTCGACGCCGACTGCGGTTCGTCGGCGTGGCAGTGCGAGCACGACTGGCAGCCCATCCGCAACATGGTCGCCTTCCACAACAAGGTGCGCGGCGAACCGGTGGTGCAGTGGTGGGACAACGGCAACGACCTCATCGCCTTCGGCCGGGGTTCCAAGGGCTACGTGGTCATCAACGACGAGTCGTCGGCGGCGACCGGGCGTTCCTTCCAGACGGCGCTTCCCGAGGGTACGTACTGCGACGTGTTGCACGGCGACGTGGTCGACGGCGAGTGCACCGGGCCCAGCTACACAGTGAACGCCGACGGCTGGTTCAGTGCCGACGTCGGTGCCCACGACGGCGTGGCACTCCACCTCGGGGCCCGAATCGACTAG
- the brxD gene encoding BREX system ATP-binding protein BrxD, translated as MVTSAVSEARRRDVINALRRGTVPQSGLDLLAVGLDRFATAMDDDLATVARGGAAFHAVRGEYGSGKTFFARWLAERAKRRGLATSEIQISETETPLHRLETVYRRLTERLATATHQPSALRAVVDSWLYTLEEHVLDAGEVAEDDSTAFAAAVDTLAEQRLADVARTTPAFAAALRGYRQALADGDTATAEALIAWLGGQKSVAASARRAAGVRGDLDHFGALGFLQGLLTVLRDCGHPGLLLVLDETETLQRVRGDVREKGLNALRQLVDEIDAGRFPGLFLVLTGTPAFFDGQQGVQRLPPLAQRLATDFSTDPRFDSPRAVQLRLPGFDLDRLGELGRTVRDLYAGTARNPERVREVVDDAYLATLARALTGELGGKVGVAPRLFLRKLVADVLDRVDEFADFDPRRDYALTVTETELTDVERNAVASADDVDLELP; from the coding sequence GTGGTGACCAGCGCGGTCAGCGAGGCCCGGAGGCGGGACGTGATCAACGCGTTACGTCGGGGCACCGTGCCGCAGAGCGGCCTGGACCTGCTCGCGGTGGGTCTCGACCGCTTCGCCACCGCCATGGACGACGACCTCGCCACCGTCGCCCGGGGCGGTGCGGCCTTCCACGCCGTGCGCGGCGAGTACGGGTCGGGCAAGACCTTCTTCGCGCGCTGGCTCGCCGAGCGGGCCAAACGCCGGGGACTGGCCACCTCCGAGATCCAGATCTCCGAGACCGAGACACCGCTGCACCGGCTGGAGACGGTCTACCGACGGCTCACCGAACGGCTGGCCACCGCCACCCACCAGCCCAGCGCCCTGCGCGCCGTCGTCGACTCCTGGCTCTACACCCTCGAAGAACACGTACTGGACGCAGGGGAGGTCGCCGAGGACGACTCGACGGCGTTCGCCGCCGCGGTCGACACCCTCGCCGAACAACGGCTCGCCGACGTGGCGCGCACGACACCCGCGTTCGCCGCCGCGCTGCGCGGCTACCGGCAGGCACTCGCCGACGGTGACACCGCCACCGCCGAAGCCCTCATCGCCTGGCTGGGCGGGCAGAAGTCCGTGGCGGCCTCCGCCCGGCGCGCGGCGGGCGTGCGCGGGGATCTCGACCACTTCGGCGCGCTCGGGTTCCTGCAGGGACTGCTCACCGTGCTGCGTGACTGCGGACACCCCGGACTGCTGCTCGTCCTCGACGAGACGGAAACGCTGCAACGGGTCCGTGGAGACGTACGCGAGAAGGGCCTCAACGCGCTACGTCAGCTCGTCGACGAGATCGACGCGGGCCGCTTCCCCGGACTGTTCCTCGTACTCACCGGCACACCCGCGTTCTTCGACGGGCAGCAGGGCGTGCAGCGGCTCCCACCGCTGGCCCAACGTCTCGCCACCGACTTCTCCACCGACCCGCGCTTCGACTCACCACGGGCGGTGCAGCTCCGGCTGCCCGGCTTCGACCTCGACCGGCTCGGTGAACTCGGCCGCACCGTACGCGACCTGTACGCGGGCACGGCCCGCAACCCCGAGCGCGTACGGGAGGTGGTGGATGACGCCTACCTCGCCACGCTCGCGCGGGCGCTCACCGGCGAACTCGGCGGCAAGGTCGGCGTGGCACCCCGGCTGTTCCTGCGCAAACTCGTCGCCGACGTGCTCGACCGCGTGGACGAGTTCGCCGACTTCGACCCGCGCCGCGACTACGCGCTCACGGTCACCGAAACCGAACTCACCGACGTCGAACGCAACGCCGTGGCGAGTGCCGACGACGTCGACCTGGAACTGCCGTGA
- the pglZ gene encoding BREX-2 system phosphatase PglZ, protein MSAPPEVDRRMLEALVEHWLPEANGRRLLLVHGRYADGGDREFGIRTKECRCRVHVADRHSLLGVLEAWQDHQREHGSETDTADTLLVVTTGVEDHQFGWDLLAYAVQRRVLSVDRAQIIAQRFGARDVDPRIRREHWLVDALLDAEPVEGWPRTGSVLTRDRAIHALIGVRLGRAALGEDAVDIGTLLDFSLDVAGTTRFAALPAAERDGLTDWLTHTVGDAAGLLLRLAAEGRAADAMPLGIVGTAAVGENASPAAALAFGGLLGGVRPEQLGAFTEAVEGALERWVSEAESGGRNSAGAREKVLAVTRRAEELAATAGLTAELAGNRFLPSAFTARLHDFATALTAALDGTGKLDAAEDALGALRTHHLARLAGERMRAVDMAVRLARWLEHPVPEPTSVADAIRRYSTEWAWVDRALTTLWAGDPAGDPVLGRAYQAVFRAVRERRAALDEAFATHLPSWTRHASIDDPGGCLLIERVLHEVVVPLARQKAPVIVVLDGMSGAVAADLAEQLTQRTWLEASPKARRIAAVSAVPSVTRASRPSLLTGTLTAGDQTVEKDGFAAFWKRPGGSGLLFHKADIAGDAGHRLSDQLLTALSDESNVVGVVLNTIDAALDHGREGDRTGWQPGDITYLPELLDAARNYGRPVVLVSDHGHVLDRPDGTKVPVDDVESARWRVGEPGEGELALSGPRVLLGGGSVVVPWREDIRYTNRKAGYHGGVALAELAVPVLVLLPALNTLPDGWELLPADRVAPTWWQRRAEQPSPPQAQPKPAEPSATAAPPARRARKEQPDALPLFGVDDQKARDADGDRAEQPSLGQRVVDSEVYAGQRAFVPKAPDRRVVAAIVDALVEAGNRLPLNTVAELAGRKSRGPEFFATILQRLLNVDGYPVLSVDGGQWLSLDTDTLCLQFGLTRD, encoded by the coding sequence ATGAGCGCACCGCCCGAGGTCGACCGGCGGATGCTGGAGGCGCTGGTCGAACACTGGCTGCCCGAGGCGAACGGGCGGCGGCTCCTGCTCGTCCACGGCCGCTACGCCGACGGCGGCGATCGGGAGTTCGGCATCCGGACGAAGGAATGCCGCTGCCGCGTCCACGTCGCCGACCGGCACTCCCTGCTGGGGGTGCTGGAGGCCTGGCAGGACCACCAGCGTGAGCACGGCTCCGAGACCGACACAGCCGACACACTGCTGGTCGTGACCACCGGCGTCGAGGACCACCAGTTCGGCTGGGACCTGCTCGCCTACGCCGTGCAGCGGCGGGTGCTGTCGGTGGACCGGGCGCAGATCATCGCCCAGCGGTTCGGCGCACGGGACGTCGACCCGCGCATCCGCCGGGAGCACTGGCTCGTCGACGCCCTGCTGGACGCCGAACCGGTCGAAGGCTGGCCCCGCACCGGCTCGGTGCTCACCCGCGACCGGGCCATTCACGCCCTGATCGGCGTGCGGCTCGGACGCGCCGCGCTCGGCGAGGACGCCGTGGACATCGGCACGCTGCTCGACTTCTCCCTCGATGTCGCGGGCACCACCCGGTTCGCCGCGTTGCCCGCAGCCGAACGCGACGGGCTGACCGACTGGCTCACCCACACCGTCGGCGACGCCGCCGGGCTGCTGCTGCGCCTGGCCGCCGAAGGACGGGCGGCCGACGCCATGCCGCTCGGCATCGTCGGCACCGCCGCCGTCGGGGAGAACGCCTCCCCAGCGGCGGCCCTGGCCTTCGGCGGACTGCTGGGCGGGGTGCGGCCGGAGCAGCTCGGAGCGTTCACCGAGGCGGTGGAGGGGGCGCTGGAACGCTGGGTCAGCGAAGCCGAGTCCGGCGGCAGGAACAGCGCAGGCGCGCGGGAGAAGGTGCTCGCCGTGACCCGCAGGGCGGAGGAGCTGGCCGCCACGGCGGGGCTGACCGCCGAGCTGGCGGGCAACCGGTTCCTGCCCTCGGCGTTCACCGCGCGGCTGCACGACTTCGCCACCGCGCTCACCGCCGCCCTCGACGGGACGGGGAAGCTGGACGCGGCCGAGGACGCCCTCGGGGCGCTGCGCACCCACCACCTCGCCAGGCTGGCGGGCGAGCGGATGCGGGCGGTGGACATGGCCGTGCGGCTGGCCCGCTGGCTTGAGCACCCCGTGCCCGAACCCACCTCGGTGGCCGACGCGATCCGGCGATACAGCACCGAGTGGGCGTGGGTGGACCGCGCGCTGACCACGCTGTGGGCGGGAGACCCCGCCGGTGATCCGGTGCTGGGCCGGGCGTATCAGGCGGTGTTCCGGGCGGTGCGCGAACGCCGCGCCGCCCTCGACGAGGCGTTCGCCACCCACCTGCCGAGCTGGACCAGGCACGCGAGCATCGACGACCCCGGCGGGTGCCTGCTCATCGAGCGGGTGCTCCACGAGGTGGTGGTGCCGCTGGCACGCCAGAAGGCACCGGTGATCGTGGTGCTCGACGGCATGAGCGGAGCCGTCGCCGCCGACCTCGCCGAGCAACTCACCCAACGCACGTGGCTGGAGGCCTCCCCGAAGGCCAGGCGCATCGCCGCGGTGTCGGCCGTCCCCTCGGTCACCCGGGCCAGCCGCCCCAGCCTGCTCACCGGCACTCTCACCGCGGGCGACCAGACCGTCGAGAAGGACGGGTTCGCCGCGTTCTGGAAGCGCCCCGGCGGTTCCGGGCTGCTGTTCCACAAGGCCGACATCGCGGGCGACGCCGGACACCGGCTGTCCGACCAACTGCTGACGGCGCTCTCCGACGAGTCGAACGTGGTCGGCGTGGTGCTGAACACCATCGACGCCGCCCTCGACCACGGTAGGGAAGGCGACCGCACCGGCTGGCAACCCGGCGACATCACCTACCTGCCGGAACTGCTGGATGCCGCCCGCAACTACGGCCGACCCGTCGTGCTCGTCTCCGACCACGGCCACGTGCTCGACCGGCCCGACGGCACGAAGGTGCCCGTCGACGACGTCGAGTCGGCCCGCTGGCGCGTCGGCGAGCCGGGGGAGGGCGAGCTCGCACTGAGCGGGCCCCGCGTGCTCCTCGGAGGTGGCAGCGTGGTCGTCCCGTGGCGGGAGGACATCCGCTACACCAACCGCAAGGCCGGTTACCACGGTGGTGTGGCCCTCGCGGAGCTGGCCGTGCCGGTGCTGGTGCTGCTGCCCGCCCTGAACACCCTGCCCGACGGCTGGGAGCTGCTGCCCGCCGACCGCGTGGCGCCGACGTGGTGGCAGCGACGCGCCGAACAGCCGTCGCCCCCGCAGGCACAGCCGAAACCGGCCGAACCCTCGGCAACAGCGGCACCGCCCGCCCGCCGCGCGAGGAAGGAGCAGCCCGACGCGCTACCGCTGTTCGGTGTGGACGACCAGAAGGCACGGGACGCCGACGGCGACCGCGCCGAACAGCCATCGCTGGGGCAGCGGGTCGTGGACTCGGAGGTGTACGCGGGGCAGCGCGCGTTCGTGCCCAAGGCACCCGACCGCAGGGTCGTCGCGGCGATCGTCGACGCGCTCGTCGAGGCGGGCAACCGGCTACCGCTGAACACCGTGGCCGAACTCGCGGGCCGCAAGAGCCGAGGGCCCGAGTTCTTCGCCACGATCCTGCAACGACTGCTCAACGTCGACGGCTACCCCGTACTGTCCGTGGACGGTGGGCAGTGGCTGAGCCTGGACACCGACACCCTGTGTCTCCAGTTCGGACTCACCCGGGACTGA
- the yhjD gene encoding inner membrane protein YhjD, whose product MGEAKADEDKLLFRLRRKYPWLDHVVRANDAFTERYGNHYAAAITYFSVLSLVPLLMVGFAVAGFVLAGNETAMRELREGIVSSAPPGLGDLFASIVGAALESRAGAGILGLLLALYSGLGWMTNLRDALTAQWGQRKRKLPFLSTRIKDLLALVGLGAAIVVSFGLTAVGGGVGRFLLGFVGLEDEGWAQFLLRLATIVLSLAANVLVFLWVLSQLPRERVAARSAVRGAVIAAVGFEVLKQVGGIYLTSVTSSPSGALFGPIIGLLVFANLVARFLLFVTAWMATAKENAVREVEPPAPTVIRPTVEVRRGGPRMVAGAFGIGALLGWFSKRRP is encoded by the coding sequence GTGGGTGAGGCCAAGGCGGACGAGGACAAGCTGCTGTTCAGGTTGCGGAGGAAGTACCCGTGGCTCGACCACGTCGTCAGAGCCAACGACGCGTTCACCGAGCGCTACGGCAACCACTACGCCGCCGCGATCACGTACTTCTCCGTGCTGTCGTTGGTGCCGCTGCTGATGGTGGGCTTCGCCGTCGCGGGGTTCGTCCTCGCGGGCAACGAGACCGCGATGCGGGAGCTTCGCGAGGGCATCGTGAGTTCCGCTCCCCCCGGGCTCGGTGACCTCTTCGCCTCCATCGTCGGGGCCGCGCTCGAATCGCGGGCCGGTGCCGGGATCCTCGGCTTGCTTTTGGCCCTCTACTCCGGGTTGGGCTGGATGACGAACCTGCGGGACGCCCTCACCGCCCAGTGGGGACAGCGGAAGCGAAAGCTGCCGTTCCTGTCCACCCGGATCAAGGACCTGCTCGCGCTGGTGGGGCTGGGCGCGGCGATCGTCGTGTCGTTCGGACTCACCGCCGTCGGCGGCGGGGTGGGCAGGTTCCTGCTCGGCTTCGTGGGGCTGGAGGACGAGGGCTGGGCCCAGTTCCTGTTGCGGTTGGCCACGATCGTGTTGTCGTTGGCCGCCAACGTGCTCGTCTTCCTGTGGGTGCTGTCGCAACTGCCGAGGGAGCGGGTGGCGGCGCGCAGTGCCGTGCGGGGCGCGGTGATCGCCGCGGTGGGTTTCGAAGTGCTCAAGCAGGTGGGGGGCATCTACCTCACCAGCGTCACCAGCTCGCCCAGCGGGGCGCTGTTCGGCCCCATCATCGGTCTGCTGGTGTTCGCCAACCTGGTGGCTCGTTTCCTGTTGTTCGTCACCGCCTGGATGGCGACGGCGAAGGAGAACGCCGTCCGGGAGGTGGAACCGCCCGCGCCCACCGTGATCCGGCCGACCGTCGAGGTGCGTCGCGGCGGACCTCGGATGGTGGCGGGCGCGTTCGGCATCGGGGCGCTGCTCGGCTGGTTTTCCAAGCGGCGACCTTGA
- a CDS encoding MFS transporter, which yields MSVSATTTKPRGAALPREIWVLVGASFLIAIGYGIVGPALPSYATSFDVGVTAASVVVSAFAFVRLLFAPMSGRLVTRFGERPIYLWGVSIVAVGTLACAAATDYWQLLLFRSASGVGSTMFTVSAIGLLIRISPPEARGRASSLWGSSFLLGGIAGPVVGSALVTVSLRMPFLVYGIALVLTTLLVWWQLRHSELVARPREEDAPELTFRRAIRHPSYRAALASNLANGWVVFGVRMSLLPLFVTAVLARDEAFTGIALAVFAAVNALALLFVGKLTDKRGRKPPALAGLALLAVGVVGIGFVSDPWLFLVAVSVAGLGAGALNPAQNAAVADVLGSKARGGSVLAGFQMAADVGAVVGPLVAGAVAERWSYAAAFGLTGAVAVVALLLWFGARETLPAEK from the coding sequence GTGAGTGTGAGCGCGACGACGACCAAGCCGCGTGGTGCGGCGTTACCTCGGGAGATCTGGGTTCTCGTCGGGGCGAGTTTTCTCATCGCCATCGGTTACGGGATCGTCGGTCCCGCATTGCCCAGCTATGCCACCAGTTTCGACGTGGGGGTCACGGCGGCGTCGGTGGTGGTGAGTGCCTTCGCGTTCGTGCGCCTGCTGTTCGCGCCGATGAGCGGCCGGTTGGTGACCCGCTTCGGCGAGCGCCCGATCTACCTGTGGGGCGTGTCGATCGTGGCGGTGGGCACGCTGGCGTGCGCGGCGGCCACGGACTACTGGCAACTGCTGCTGTTCCGCTCCGCCAGCGGGGTGGGCTCCACGATGTTCACGGTGTCGGCGATCGGGTTGCTGATCCGCATCTCGCCGCCGGAAGCGCGGGGCAGGGCATCGAGCCTGTGGGGATCGAGCTTCCTGCTGGGCGGCATCGCCGGGCCGGTCGTGGGCAGTGCCCTGGTGACGGTGTCGCTGCGGATGCCGTTCCTCGTCTACGGCATTGCGTTGGTGCTCACGACGTTGCTGGTGTGGTGGCAACTCCGGCACTCCGAGCTGGTGGCCCGGCCGCGGGAGGAGGACGCCCCCGAGCTGACGTTCCGCCGGGCGATCCGCCACCCGTCGTACCGGGCGGCGCTCGCGTCGAACCTGGCCAACGGCTGGGTCGTGTTCGGCGTTCGCATGTCGCTGCTCCCGCTGTTCGTGACCGCCGTGCTGGCGAGGGACGAGGCGTTCACCGGCATCGCGCTCGCCGTGTTCGCCGCGGTGAACGCGCTCGCGTTGTTGTTCGTGGGCAAGCTCACCGACAAGCGGGGGCGCAAGCCGCCCGCGTTGGCTGGGCTGGCGTTGCTCGCGGTCGGTGTGGTGGGCATCGGGTTCGTGAGCGACCCGTGGCTGTTCCTGGTGGCCGTCTCGGTGGCCGGTCTGGGGGCCGGGGCGTTGAACCCGGCGCAGAACGCCGCCGTCGCCGACGTGCTCGGCTCCAAGGCCCGTGGCGGCTCGGTGCTGGCGGGCTTCCAGATGGCCGCCGACGTGGGCGCCGTTGTGGGCCCGCTCGTGGCGGGGGCCGTGGCCGAGCGGTGGTCGTACGCGGCGGCGTTCGGGCTCACCGGTGCGGTCGCGGTCGTGGCCTTGCTGCTGTGGTTCGGCGCGCGGGAGACGCTGCCCGCCGAGAAGTGA